One Dioscorea cayenensis subsp. rotundata cultivar TDr96_F1 chromosome 17, TDr96_F1_v2_PseudoChromosome.rev07_lg8_w22 25.fasta, whole genome shotgun sequence DNA window includes the following coding sequences:
- the LOC120280898 gene encoding pentatricopeptide repeat-containing protein At2g15690, mitochondrial-like: MATSFSTIHRAGNSILVFSLSKLRTAIPSFRPSSRSLAPRCLSTSAIPNSYPRLPSDPRFVQQPQNPNQWHNNPHGHRPPMAPVNSPPPPPTPPPMEAPVDLAALCREGKIKEAVEFMSKGAHADPPTFFGLVSGCSDPKHLDDLKKLHDLFIRTPFRADLQINNKFIEMFSRCGSMSDARRVFDRMPDRSMDTWHLLIHGYASNAQGDDGLQVFEQMRRVGVHPDAHTFVVVLSACATAEAIEEGFIHFNSMYKEYGISPGIEHYVGLIEVLGKSGHLYEAVEYIEKLPFEPPAVIWETMMNLARLQGDIDLEDRMEELLVSIDPSKVSPKKIQTPPRKRRLGINMLDGKNKLAEYRLPPVIVKPQVKEQVYVPDTRYVLHDIDQEAKEQALLYHSERLAIAYGLISTPARTPLRIIKNLRVCGDCHNAIKIMSRIVGRELIVRDNKRFHHFKDGKCSCGDYW, encoded by the coding sequence ATGGCAACCTCCTTCTCCACCATTCACCGCGCCGGGAACTCCATCCTCGTCTTCTCCCTCTCCAAGCTACGCACGGCTATCCCATCCTTTCGCCCCTCATCTCGATCGCTCGCCCCTCGCTGCCTCTCCACCTCCGCCATCCCAAATAGCTACCCCCGTCTGCCATCCGACCCTCGCTTCGTCCAACaaccccaaaaccctaatcaatgGCACAACAATCCCCACGGACATCGCCCCCCGATGGCACCCGTCAATAGCCCGCCACCCCCTCCGACGCCGCCGCCGATGGAGGCCCCTGTCGACCTCGCTGCTCTATGTCGAGAGGGAAAGATCAAGGAAGCTGTCGAATTCATGAGCAAGGGTGCCCACGCTGATCCACCGACTTTCTTCGGTCTCGTCTCCGGTTGCTCCGATCCTAAGCATCTCGACGACCTCAAGAAACTCCATGATCTATTCATCCGTACCCCGTTCCGCGCAGATCTCCAGATCAACAACAAATTTATTGAGATGTTTTCCCGCTGCGGGAGCATGTCGGATGCCCGCAGGGTGTTTGATAGAATGCCTGATCGGAGCATGGATACTTGGCATCTCTTGATCCATGGTTACGCTTCGAATGCGCAAGGGGATGATGGGTTGCAGGTTTTTGAGCAGATGCGGAGGGTTGGAGTACACCCTGATGCGCACACCTTTGTTGTCGTGCTATCAGCTTGTGCAACCGCGGAAGCAATAGAAGAGGGTTTCATTCATTTTAACTCTATGTATAAGGAGTATGGGATATCACCAGGCATTGAACACTATGTGGGCTTGATTGAAGTGTTGGGGAAATCAGGGCATCTCTATGAAGCAGTGGAGTACATTGAAAAATTGCCTTTTGAACCACCTGCAGTGATTTGGGAGACTATGATGAACTTGGCTAGGCTCCAAGGAGATATTGATCTTGAGGACCGAATGGAAGAGCTTTTGGTTTCAATTGACCCATCTAAAGTTTCGCCGAAGAAGATACAGACACCGCCTCGGAAGAGAAGGTTGGGGATTAACATGCTTGATGGGAAGAATAAATTGGCTGAGTATCGGTTGCCGCCGGTTATTGTGAAACCTCAAGTGAAGGAGCAGGTTTATGTTCCGGATACAAGATATGTGCTTCATGATATTGATCAAGAGGCAAAGGAGCAAGCTTTGCTTTACCATAGTGAGCGTTTGGCAATTGCTTATGGTCTGATTAGTACTCCGGCAAGGACTCCCCTTAGGATTATTAAGAACTTGAGAGTTTGTGGAGATTGTCACAATGCTATCAAGATCATGTCAAGGATTGTTGGAAGGGAGCTTATTGTGCGTGATAACAAGCGTTTTCACCATTTCAAGGATGGGAAGTGCTCATGTGGAGATTACTGGTGA
- the LOC120280304 gene encoding homeobox protein ATH1-like isoform X2 has protein sequence MNLISKKSELVTMLQMVDHRYSQCSDQIRGVISAFCDATESHYSQLHTRLALQMITSFYKNLRHRIMNQILLMSQQSGNQCPSDKEKTFESSFIQRQWALQHLRRNDQQSWRPQRGLPEKSVSVLRAWMFQNFLHPYPKDNEKQLLAIKSGLTRSQVSNWFINARVRLWKPMIEEMYSELNRKNRDESGGDRRGHGNIINLRMQNMS, from the exons ATGAATCTAATATCGAAGAAATCTGAGTTGGTAACTATGCTTCAAATG GTTGATCACCGGTATAGTCAGTGCTCTGATCAAATTCGTGGTGTGATATCTGCATTTTGTGATGCTACGGAGTCGCACTATTCTCAATTACACACTCGCCTCGCACTTCAGATGATCACTTCCTTTTATAAAAACTTGAGACACAGGATTATGAACCAGATCCTTCTGATGAGCCAACAATCCGGCAACCAATGCCCGAGTGACAAGGAGAAAACATTTGAATCATCTTTCATCCAGAGACAATGGGCTTTGCAGCATCTGAGGAGGAATGATCAGCAATCTTGGAGACCTCAGAGAGGTTTGCCTGAAAAATCTGTTTCCGTTTTACGGGCATGGATGTTCCAAAACTTCCTTCACCC GTACCCAAAGGATAATGAGAAGCAGCTGCTTGCGATAAAGAGTGGACTTACAAGAAGCCAG GTGTCAAACTGGTTTATAAATGCACGAGTTCGGCTTTGGAAGCCGATGATAGAGGAAATGTACTCAGAACTGAACCGGAAGAATCGGGATGAATCCGGTGGTGATCGCAGGGGCCATGGAAACATCATCAACCTCAGAATGCAAAATATGAGTTAA
- the LOC120280304 gene encoding uncharacterized protein LOC120280304 isoform X1 yields MENDMFNAYLPMASHNHMVIDPGSTNLFPDQFVQSGLLDPNSQRQIMANNPSFSSAQEEAMNNLYITSNGGINAYSSVSRNVSHPGDVFSASTGNTDFRENLVAANLSATSLAKLLSASTGFKNHTDAASINAPLAPLNGMGTAISSDSCETRKSSLTETVNCVFGQQDAQCLLLARKDAQDQAPSGKTMSTVRPSYHVTGNSESGWPLNKALLNFDQSYSYYTANNELSLSLGSCRSPMISMPSAPDQSSEVSCSGITQVTSKDSRQADLSELQDSSHIFRSSFQDVGLGMGLGSAQVLPNNVGFSLFSSSSGPVHFPRVLLGSKYLLVTHDIFAEIACYALENYSEMDDSRGGTEGEVKTSFSSSCSSVRRVPGTGSDDFPHTYQEIKSKSHSDLPFQQHESNIEEI; encoded by the coding sequence aTGGAGAATGACATGTTCAATGCCTACCTTCCAATGGCAAGTCATAATCATATGGTCATCGATCCAGGCTCAACAAATTTATTTCCAGATCAATTCGTCCAGTCAGGTTTACTAGATCCAAACAGCCAGAGACAGATAATGGCTAACAATCCTTCATTCTCAAGCGCACAGGAAGAAGCAATGAACAATCTCTACATAACCAGCAATGGTGGGATCAATGCTTATTCATCAGTTTCAAGGAATGTGTCTCATCCTGGAGATGTGTTTAGTGCTTCCACTGGGAACACTGATTTCAGAGAAAATCTTGTGGCAGCTAACCTCTCTGCTACTTCACTTGCAAAGCTTTTGTCTGCCAGCACTGGGTTTAAGAACCATACTGATGCTGCTAGCATCAATGCTCCTTTGGCGCCATTAAATGGAATGGGGACTGCCATATCAAGTGATAGCTGTGAAACACGCAAGTCATCTCTTACAGAAACAGTAAATTGTGTGTTTGGGCAACAAGATGCTCAGTGTTTATTGCTGGCAAGAAAAGATGCTCAAGATCAGGCGCCTTCAGGCAAAACGATGAGTACAGTACGTCCGTCTTACCATGTTACAGGAAATTCTGAGTCTGGATGGCCCTTAAACAAGGCATTGTTGAACTTTGATCAGTCATACAGTTACTACACAGCAAATAATGAATTGTCCTTGAGTCTTGGTTCTTGCCGCTCTCCTATGATCAGCATGCCCAGTGCCCCGGATCAGTCATCTGAAGTAAGCTGCTCAGGCATAACTCAAGTTACATCAAAGGATAGCAGGCAGGCTGATCTCAGTGAACTGCAAGATTCTTCTCATATTTTTCGGTCTTCATTTCAGGATGTTGGGTTGGGTATGGGACTCGGATCTGCACAAGTACTCCCAAATAATGTGGGCTTCTCCCTATTTAGTAGTTCTTCAGGCCCGGTTCATTTTCCTCGAGTGCTTCTAGGATCAAAATATCTTCTTGTGACTCATGATATATTTGCTGAAATTGCTTGTTATGCTTTAGAAAATTATAGTGAGATGGATGATTCACGTGGTGGGACTGAAGGGGAGGTAAAGACGTCCTTTTCTTCAAGTTGCTCTAGTGTAAGACGTGTTCCTGGAACTGGGTCTGATGATTTTCCACACACGTACCAGGAGATAAAGTCTAAGAGTCATTCAGATCTCCCCTTTCAGCAACATGAATCTAATATCGAAGAAATCTGA
- the LOC120280171 gene encoding mitochondrial carrier protein CoAc2: MAEGVDGEERRKSPLHGIENSIPVAVKELVAGGVAGGFAKTAVAPLERVKILFQTRRAEFRTAGLFGSFQKIAKTEGLMGFYRGNGASVARIVPYAALHYMAYEEYRRWIILAFPNIGRGPVLDLVSGSIAGGTAVIFTYPLDLVRTKLAFQVVETPKLRAQGLSQPGIIYRGIFDCISKIFKQHGVRGLYRGVGPSLYGIFPYSGLKFYFYEEMKSHVPEKHKKDIIVKLACGSVAGLIGQTMTYPLDVIRRQMQVEALSASEHGLTKGTYESFVSIVQNQGWRQLFSGLSINYLKVVPSVAIGFTVYDVMKSWLKVPSREEVAAQVVREETSGQLSSLHSG, from the exons ATGGCGGAGGGGGTTGATGGGGAGGAGAGGAGGAAGAGCCCTCTTCATGGCATCGAGAACTCGATCCCCGTCGCTGTGAAGGAGCTCGTGGCTGGTGGCGTGGCTGGGGGTTTCGCCAAGACTGCTGTCGCACCGCTTGAGCGCGTTAAGATACTCTTTCAG ACTAGAAGAGCAGAATTTCGGACTGCTGGGTTATTTGGTTCCTTCCAAAAGATTGCCAAGACAGAAGGCTTAATGGGGTTTTACAG GGGAAATGGAGCTAGTGTTGCTCGAATTGTTCCTTATGCAGCTTTGCACTACATGGCTTATGAAGAATACCGCAGGTGGATAATACTTGCTTTTCCTAATATAGGAAGAGGGCCAGTTCTTGATCTTGTTTCAGGTTCTATCGCTGGTGGAACTGCAGTCATTTTCACCTATCCTCTTGATTTAGTTCGTACCAAATTGGCTTTTCAG GTTGTTGAAACACCCAAGTTGAGAGCCCAAGGTTTATCCCAACCTGGGATCATTTATAGAGGAATATTTGATTGTATTTCAAAGATCTTTAAACAACATGGAGTAAGAGGCCTCTATAGGGGTGTTG GTCCATCTTTATATGGAATTTTCCCATATTCTGGTTTGAAGTTTTACTTTTATGAGGAGATGAAGTCTCATGTTCCAGAAAAGCACAAAAAGGATATTATCGTGAAGCTTGCATGTGGATCTGTTGCTGGTTTAATAGGCCAGACAATGACCTACCCTCTTGATGTTATTAGGCGACAAATGCAG GTTGAAGCTCTTTCAGCATCAGAACATGGACTGACAAAGGGAACTTATGAAAGCTTTGTTTCAATTGTTCAAAATCAAGGATGGAGGCAACTATTTTCAGGGTTGAGTATCAACTATCTGAAG GTTGTGCCTTCAGTGGCAATTGGATTTACAGTTTATGATGTGATGAAGTCATGGCTCAAGGTTCCCTCTCGAGAGGAAGTTGCCGCTCAGGTGGTTAGAGAAGAAACAAGCGGTCAACTGTCTTCCCTTCACTCTGGTTAA